The nucleotide window aacaaattataaataattacgtaagttagtagacaataatttgtgaatattttcacGTACGGGAAGTTTAAGATCACACTTAGTGATTATTTTCatgataattctgttcttttcatgtttattgtttccaaaatttatgatttagatactattgacaatttgattatttatctagtatgttagaaagctttttcaaaaactttagcttatatagtgctgaaatttttacaaatgaactaaataactttagcatcttctgctgaaatttttgaaaaagttttatgACAAAAATAATGAATTCaagacaaaaaaacttcagcttattttagtgctgaagtttttataaatgaactaaataacttcaacatttTCTGCTTAagttttgaaaaagcttaatgacaaaactaatgaatccaggacaaaaaaaacttcagcttattttgtgctgaagtttttataaatgaactaaataacttcagtatcttctgttgaagtttttgaaaaagtttaatgacaaaactaatgaatccaggacaaaaaaacttcagcttatttagtgcaactacaaacaaaaacttcagcaaatacagaacaaaacttcagctattatgcttaagtttagcaattacaaacaaaaacttcagcaaatagagaacaaaacttcagctactatgcttaagttcagcaattacaaacaaaaacttcagcacacttggtttaCTTCAGGCTCGTCTActaaaatgctgaagttttgcgtgattgtctttgctactttaGCCCCGTATGTTGAAGTTACACGAAAAAGTgagtacgcttgcaatttttttgcaaagcgggcataagttaaaacgtgacccaaaaaacgAGTATAGATACAAATGTCCCGTGATTCTTTTATTTAAGGACAATCAAAACAGAAATATACTTTCAAATTATTCATCAATTTTATTACCTATGGAAAGACAATGGTAAATCTGTATGATACATATCACTGTCACATCTACGTAACTAACTCCTTTTAATTTCCGGGGCTAGTCAAATTGTAAAAATAGTGTGGAGTGATCATTTCTTTACCTacaattgaaaaatagccatagaTAATATCCTAAGTTCGAAGAAAgtagaaaagatgaaaaaaaggGTCTTTACATTCTTTAAGTTGGTTGTAGGAATTTAGATAGTGTCTTAGTCCTGGTGTGACTGATCATCGCCTTGGTAAACTATTGCTTTACCAACTAACCTACAAATTATTAGCAGCCGCTTCTAGCGGTTGATTCCCTCCTACGGCCACGTTCTTGCACGTTACTGTTTTAGTTCAAGTTATAGCTGTTTTTCAATGACTTTTGAGTTtatggttatttttcaattacagGCTCTAAATGTGGCTACTCGTGAATAATTTCCAATCAAATTAGGATATATTATAATAGATTAGTTACCTCCTATAGtaaaggttgataccttatttattttaaacaaatacccttttaaaaaattatatttcatagctaccttttgatttttatagccaaatatctaatTATGGTCACCTCCTatccttaagccataaaatacgctttgtattatttttctctcattctttcagatttttctccaccttctctctCTCAGCGCTTTGTATAATAGCGGAGATACAAGGACTACACAGCAAATCCGAAATTCAACTGGTAAAAAGCATGAGAGATTTGAGATGAGTTTCTTTTCTTCAAGTGTTTGCCCTAATATTGGTGTGTAATTTTCAGGTACCAATATCTTCATACGGTTGTGCTCGGGGAAGGCATGGTGCCTCTTGAAGTTCAGATCTAGACAAAGGAGATGTACTTGCAAGTTGAATATTGTTTCACTGCTCAATGGAGATACAAAGAATGTGCTTACAAAACACTTCTTTTGTAAATCAGATAGTAGAGTGGGCTCGTTGGGTTGTTACCTGGTAGTCACCCCAAGAAAAGAGAACGAACAGCAgctgcaaaaaaagaggaacgaagacgacggagtttggggcggagcaacttgaattttctgttaatatatttcaatgcatttcaatgtatctcgctgtaatTTCATCTATTTCAttgtcttctttttttaattatatttcaatgtatctcgctgtattccatgtatatcattgtattcactgtctagttgtattccattaatgtattcatatatttttttaattaatataatctATTCAAATGTATTATACTCCacccgttccagtttatgtgaacctatttcctttttggtccgttccaaaaagaatgactcatttctaaatttggaaacagtTTAGCTTGAATTctcaattctacccttaatgagaagcttttatgaCCACACAAATATTGTGGATCCCCTTTTTGgtttgtttaggaccacaaattttaaaagtcttcattttttcttaaactccgtgcccagtcaaacatgttcacataaattggaacggagggagtataatttctttgaagattgctatgtttttggggtgtttttcggttgagaatcttttttataactggaaatacaaaatttgtgtgttataattgagtttgttgagttatattaggagtctattatgttaattgattcactttccgtctaaaaacagtgtaatcccctgtttcacgccgtgaatacagtcgaatagaATAAtatgtccagctgtaatcccatgtttcacgccatgaatacagtcggatacaaaaatctgtctagctgtaatccccTATTTTACGCCTAAAAATGCTACTGTATtaatgaatacagtagcttaaatacatcgaatacactctaaaaaaactaaaaacataACTATAgaaagtaatatagtaaatgatagctacaactagctaataaccactaaacaatagtggtttgtgAAAGTTTCTCAATTATAATCTGGGCCTGACACCAGAGTCCAGATTGATCAGCCGATATGATTGTGTCTAACCAAACCCAACGCAACATAAATACATAGGTGTATTAATTGTTGCGAAACACAGGATCAAGAATCTTTTTCTCCTCGTCGGGACCgggggagaaattaaaaaatagccaaatttataagtggttattcaaaaataaccataattttaaaagtaatcgaaatttagccacttttcacgtaaagataaatctgaacaaaaacactgtTTCAATTCGGAAAattactccagtataatatatcggtacaacataatatactggagcttTTTGCCGTATTgcagttctagcataatatgctggaagttcatacacagttgcaccgatctccagtatattatgctggaacttttcgtgttgcagcaaaatagttgctatttttttaatgattttgcaaATGCTAACTATTTTTGGATGATCAGTccgtccgaaaactggctagcccggtCGGTGCTATTTTTACGGGGACTGGGGGTAAATTCGATAGACAATCGGACATCAAATTCCTCGTCACTTAGTAAAGCCAAACTAGGTCGCTATTAGTGTCTTGGTGATGACAGTTTGCTCAATCCTATCGCGTACTGTTCTAGAGCTAGCTTTGACCCTCGTCACTATAAAATTTTTGTCCCCTTCTCTTCATTTTTCTTTCAGAAAAAAAGATCTTGGAAGTTGAGGTAATACCCATTTCATTCTTTACAATTGCTTTGGGGTTCTGACTTttgatgaaaaatctgattttgtttAATGGGTTTCTGTTAATTGGATTGGATTTGTAGTTTTGCCACTGAGATTTGAGCATGGGTAATGCTTCTTCAATGTTGACTCAATATGATATTGAGGATGTCCAAGACCATTGCAACCATCTATGTAAATTATTTTTTACTCATCCATTAGTCTTCTTTTTATTCCTTTTCTTGCACAGCTtgctaattaaaaaaaaaaaaaacagtttcaCAGCAGGAAATTGTGTCATTGTATCAGAGGTTCTGCCAACTTGATCGGAATTCAAAGGGTTTTATATCAGCTGATGAGTTTATGTCTGTGCCCGAATTCGCGATGAATCCACTCTCTCAGGTTTGCTTTTAAATTTTTATGTTGGTCTTAACTCTTAAGTCTTAACTAGTAAATTTGTATGTAATAGGATACTGGTATTGTTCTTGTTCGTCTTGTTGTTATGTTCTCTGTGTTTGATAATGTGAAATGCATCTTTCCAGAGATTGCTTAAGATGGTGGACGGCTTGAATTTCAAGGACTTCGTGgcatttttatcaactttcagtGCTAAAGCGAGCACGGCACAGAAAATTGAACGTATGTCATTAAGTCTTACATGTGCTATATTTAGACCATCTAAATAAGAGGATTGTGTTTAAATAGTGGCATCTTAGATTTTCAAATCCGTTAGCTGGAAGCAGATATGCAGCTAGACATACTACTAGCCCTGCTAGATGTTTCATAGTATTTACGCACATCCGTTAGATTTTTATAAGATTCTTCCGTATTTTCTTTGGTAAATTGTGCCCACCAATCTGCTCCTATGGTTTAAAGAGAAGATCCATTTGTGCCACTGCATGTTTTGATAGTCTTTCGAGGAATTAGGCACTTATACTAGAGGGTCTAGGGGTGGTAATATACCAGCCATATTGACGAAGTCCTCTTATAGCAACAATTGTACAGATACTTATCTTTTATTGCTGTAGTGTATTTCGAAACAAGAGATCTGTTATTGACCTAATGTAATTTTCATAATTCCTTTTGCCCTTTTATTAGCACTTAGCCACTTACTGACTTCTTCAACTACCATTTTGTCTTAGTTATCTTCAAAGTATACGATTCTGATTGCAACGGCAAGGTAACCTTTGATGACATAATGGAAGTGCTTCGGGATTTAACTGGATCATTCATTTCAGACAAGCAAAGAGAGGTACTTTACATCTTTCTCCTTCCCACTTTCTCCTTTTCATATAGATTTTTATTCACATAAAAAACATTAAAAGAGTGCTGTAGTTGTACAAGAGGTATGACTTAGCCTCATATCCAAGGTAGAAGGTTCTCTAGAATATAAAAGTGTGTCAATATGATTTACATCTTTTATCTTACACCATATAGATAGAGATATTAGATCTTCATTCTAAAAGATAGCTAACTCCTAAAAGAGTAGTTTGGATAATATGCTAGACTTCATCAACTTCATTTATGGTATGTACAAGCAATCCAAGTTTTTTGGTATGAATTGCCTTAAATAATCTTCTATTTTTTATATTGAAAAGCGCTTTATGATCTTTAATGTCCTGGTTCTTCACTATGATCATTTGCTTGTGTTCACTTTTATTTAAAGGACCATAACTAATAAATCGCTCTGTCAAAAGAGTAACCTTAGAAGTATATAAAACGTGTCAAAAGtgtaaaatgaaaatatcagtcTGTGAAGTCTTCCCTTTTGTCCCTCTCTTATCTTTAAAGCTAATAGTACTTGTTTCACTGTTGTTACTTGCATGTCTTCCCTTTTTGAAACCTTTTCTTGCTAAACCCAAGAATCTCGTCTACACCTATGTTTTAACATAGGGGTCTAAGTCACTGTTCTAGTGTAAGGCTTTAGAATGTAGTTAGTAGAGTTGTGAACTGCTGCTTCCGTAGACTTGACTTCCGTTCTAGCTTGTGACGGGCCAGCTTTCTCTTTAGTAATACCTAAAGGTATGAATCGGGCCGGGCTAGCCCACTAACAACCCGGTTAGACCCGGTTCAGCCCCATTTGCTAAGAGGTGGGACGGGTTGGCTAGGGTAGGGGGGTTGTGCCGGACGGGGTCGGGCCTTTTTTGGCTACCGGTGCACCGGAATCGGCTAGCCCGCTAACCTGTTCAAGGGTTTTAACCGTGTTCCAGCCTGGTCCAGCCCGATTTTAgttgtaaaattatttttttattctgaCCATTGCCAacgatcaaaataaaaaaatgaccGTTGAGCAACGACCATTTTTTGCGCTTTTAGCCATTTCGGCATATTTCCTTACTAAAATGCCCCTCCACCCCctaataattgataaattgttacgaaatatagctcaaagtaacaatatagaacaaggaaaaacaagctaagagatgtagagagagaggagagattcttatttcttcttcaattgtgtttcatttcctatctattacaaggcctttatatatacatgaaaagTGAAGAGTCACTATTGTAAAATAGTGAGTGGAATGGCCACTATTAAGTGGAATGGTCACTACAttaatatgtcattgaacatgtcattaaacatttgagaggaagatcatggaggaagatcaTGGGGAGGTTATGGAGATAACGGAAAAGAGTCGACATCcac belongs to Nicotiana tabacum cultivar K326 chromosome 6, ASM71507v2, whole genome shotgun sequence and includes:
- the LOC107809013 gene encoding uncharacterized protein LOC107809013, translating into MGNASSMLTQYDIEDVQDHCNHLFSQQEIVSLYQRFCQLDRNSKGFISADEFMSVPEFAMNPLSQRLLKMVDGLNFKDFVAFLSTFSAKASTAQKIELIFKVYDSDCNGKVTFDDIMEVLRDLTGSFISDKQREEVLSQVLHEAGYTRDSWLLLNDFIKILDHPGLKMEVEVPID